CGACGGGGGCACTGGAAGCCCGCGAGGCTATCAAGGGAAGGAGTGGGGAGGTAAGCGAGTCCAGGCGAGAtgaaaaggaagacagagaggtacCGCATGCAGTGGTTGTAGAGAAGGGCGATGGGGACGACGAGGCTCGgaaaaagggggaagaagaaggcagcgagtgcgagagaaagacagaagttCGTCCATCGGgtcaaagagagacgcgccaTTTCGAGAATCAGATGATGAGTGCGttgcctccttctccgcctgtctcctcgccgagGCTCTCTTGTCTCGTTCGATACACTCCAGATCCCCCCCGTGAATCCCTTCATGCAGAATCGAGCGTTCATTCTTCCCACCGGAAACGGACTTTGTTCCGCGCATTTTCTTCCGCTGGCTTCGTCGTcactcctgtctcctcctcttctcaaCCTACCTCATTCAGGCCGTCTTCCAGCGCGTCtcgactgtctcctcagtGCCCCCTCTGCGTGTGTTCTGGtgcctccttctgctcctcgtcttccacttctcGCGTCGTCTCGCTCACACAGACAGACGTGTCTTCATGCTCTGTAGCACTGTCTGCATCGTCAAATGgcgcttcttcatcttctttctcgtcttcatcttcctcagTTCTCCCTTCAAACGCTGCTGCGTCCTCTTTTCCCTGTAAAGCTTCCTCATCGCTCTGCCCCACAAAGTTTTTCTTAGCAGCGCCTCGTTCCCTCTCACTTCATCGCTTGCCGCCCTCAGCGTTTCCACTTTCTTATTCAGCCTCTTCGTCAAGCGCAGCGTTCTTGTGCCCgttcctctcctgcttccctcctccctctgttcctcgaacatgcatgcgcctcccAGATAAGATGCCGCGAGGCTCACAGACAGTCCCCCCCTGCGGCAAGGCTGAGGATCTTCTCAAGAACGAAtggttctcttcctcagaaaaggagacacttccAGGAGCGCCCGACCGCAGCGAATGTCCCCCTGGTTCCCACCATTCTTTTCCAGCTGCAGAGTGGAGCGTGgcgtcttcctttccttgGGTAGCGACGACTGTCGCCGCTTGCTCGGCGTCCAGAGCTTCTCTCACCCTCGACGAGCCCCACCGCCGGGCCGGAGGTGAGGAATCTCTGAACGGAACAACGAGAAGCGATCTGGAAAACGCGCAGCAAACGTCGTCTCCTAGATCTGTCGCGAACGCAGTTGTCTCGCGctcagaagaagcggagatcATGGCGAGTGGCAGGAACGGCAACGAGCGAAGCGCCGCAGTCGCCCAAGAGAGTACCGTGAGGACGGCCGAGGCTGGCCGAGGAGgaagtgtggagaagaggacagagggACCGCGACAGGCgccaagagaagaggcagcaaggctggaaaaaacgaggcCTCTCAGAGGCACCGCGTCGCAGACCCAGGAGAAGCAAGTGTCTTCAACTCAGGCCAGCTTTTCTCGGTCCGCCTCCCTCCCCTTTGGGTCTTGGCGAAGGCGACTCGAGGGCCGCGCACGGCCCCCGCGCTTCGCCTCTTGTGGAGAGAACGGCAGggcagaagagcgacagaggacgacgaagaaacggagagagcgagacgcaattctcgccgctctcgcgcatgcatacTACAGTGAAGGCCGACCAGACGAAGTGGAGGCGACATGCAGAGGAGGTGAGGGCCTCCGTGGACGCTcagcagaagcgaggagcTCCCAGAAAACCGAAGAGCGCCGAGTGCGAGCGCGGGCGACTGAAGGTGGAAGCGTCGACCGCGCCAAGGCAAGAAAAGGACGGCGTCGCCTCGGAGAGACACTCGAAAGgggggaaaaggaagaagaaaaacgagttCAAACGGCGGAAATGTTCTGCAGCAAGGCTGGTGACAGCGAAACCATACCCGCACAAAGCGAAGCGGCgaaagagcgacgaaagCAGGTGGAGGAACGACTTCCAGACCTGCAGAGCGTGTCAGTCAAGAATGACCAGAAAGGTCCACTCGACTCTTTGCTGGACGCGCGAAGGCAGCTGTCTCGGCCTGTCAAGCTGGTCAGTGGAGAACGCGATTCTGAACGGCATGACACACTTCCTTGCTCGATACGAAACCCCGCGCCTGCACGTCTCCTTCGACGCTCCACGTCTGCCTCGGCGTCGGTGTCTTCGGCTCCGTTCTCGGCTTCCCTCACCTCCCTTGGGACGCGCAACGAAGCGAAAGGGCGGCTGCATGTCTTGCGGCCTGCTGCGAAATCTCTTCCGAGAGCCCACATTGTCTTCATTCGTCCGGCGAGCGGCCAGACAGACACATCTCAAgcggagaacgagaaggcagaTGGACGAGATGCTGTCGACAGGCCTGAGACGCCAGAGAGCAGTTGTtctgcgttgcatgcgctccagtctgcatgcaagagaaggaagcgagacgaCATGCGATGTGTCGTAGCTGTCCACACGACACCGTCCTCGCATTCAGAGCTTGTCTTCAACGCCTTTCTCCGAGGCACAAAATTGCTGCTTTTCACTCCGCCGATCGGACTGATGCTTTCGTCCTCGGCCGCGGCTCCCCGGGCTGGGAGCCAGGAAGCTCATCGCAGCGGGTCGAGGAAGCGCGCGCGTGAAGCGACGCAGGAAGGCGggggacaggaagaagacgctcgAGGCGACAAACGGGGGACAGGCATGGCTgagaggccgagaagaagaacgcagagatCCCGACAAGAGCAAGCGCCGGCagcgagggaagacgaagccaAGGTGGGTGGCAAAGACGCGAAGGAAGCCGGACAAaaggaacgcgaagaagctctagaagaaggcgagcagagACAACGCCAAAGGGGCAGAGCAggcgagaggacgagagcgacagTGGGAGACAGCGGGGCACAGAAGCGGACTGCtcgagcagaagaaagcgaaaggttgcgtctctctcctggacGGCTGGCCAGTGGCTACCGGAAGCAAACGACTTCAGGGCGCCACGAATCCTCAGCGCGGGCAGAGTCGCGGACCTGCGAGGAAGCAactgaaggcgagacaggTAGAGACAAACGCGAAAAGGAGACTCAACGAAGACGAGTAGAGAGGGGGTTCATCGAGGTTGGACGGGATCGTCATGTAGGCGACGGGGGGAGTGTTGAGACAGATGCGTtcggcgagagcgaaggcagaCAAGTTCCGCGACTCAAGCAGATGCGCGGATTTCCTTCGTGGTGCTACTCTTTATTGCGACTTCCCAGTGAACGCCTCCATGACCCTGCATGCTGTCCCTGTCGGCGCCGAGGAGATGGCAAGGACTGCCGGCACCGGGCGGTCGTCAAgcgcgcgacagagacctcgagtcgaaacagagggagagaatcgaagaggagaaacgagagtgagacagaacgagacgacagcgacgacgaacGCCTCGGTCTAGCTCACGCCTTCGTTCCCGCGCCTCGGCTTGCGACAGGGTCCTTTTTTCCTCCGCAGTCTGTCGCGCGCGCTGCGGAGCTAAGACAAGGGCattcgcatgcacagcagCTTCTCTCAGACACAGCACCTGCATTCTCCCAGGCTGGTGCTCCGCCCTGCTCTCCCGCTCTCCTCCCCAAAACGCCCTCCGCAGAAATCAGGGAGCAACCGACCATGCTTTTCGAGGGATCTCGCCAACTTCATTCCCTGCATGTCGTCGATCTTTCGTGCCAGACTTATCACTTgccttcctccgcttctggAATTCGACATAtctttcctcgcttgccGGCCTCGCCTTCGGCTGCCGCCACGAAGGCAGAAGCTGCTCTATCCTCACATatgtcttcgccttcctcttcctctcagtcttcttctcctataagtgcctcttcttcctctccagtttcacactcttcctcgctcggTTGGCCTCCCCCAACGTCGTCGTCTGGAGGTTCCCTAAACGCCTTTTGCAGGGCTCCGAGGGTCGCTGCGGGGGCTAGAGACGGCGTGAGGGAGGGCAGAACGAGagtcgaagacgaagcagagagaagagggcaaGCAGAGTGGGAGGCACAGccgaaaacgcagaggaTAGGAGAGGGGACGAGAGGTCAAGGggatggagaggaaagacgctCCATCCCGGGTCTTTGTCCGGCGCATACGCCGCTGCTTGTTGCCGTGCATGAAGAGGCGGCGGTTGCCACTGCTGCCGTGTTTGCAGCGCCAATgtggacagaagaaagccccgcgtcagagaaagaaaaggtgaAGAAATGTCCGTGGGCAACAGATATTGAACAGGCAAAAGtgcgaaagacagaaaatcATGAAGACGAGAACCGGTCAGAAGACAACGCAGGGACCTCTGGCGGTCGATCGCACACCCACACACTGGCCGTGGTGTCTCTGCGGCAAAGGCCTCAGGCCGAAGATAagtcgaagagaaaggctGAGGCAGGAGCGACGCGGAAGGGGAAACCTGCtaaagaaaaagaagaggctaCGCTCCCGGAGAAGAATAGGgaaaggcggagagagagacggggtGACGGTGACGGGCAGATTCCCTGCGGATCGCCTCGCACTGTTTTTTCGCCTTGCAAACGCCTGAGTGAGGAGTCccgccgagaagagagggaagaagatgaggCACAGAGCAACCAgccaagaggaagagatggGCGCGCCGCTGAAGTCGAGGGCATCGAAGGAGACAATCCAACAGCAGACAACAGACTTCAGGAAGAGTTTTTCGTCCACACAGTTTGCGTTGACCTGCCTGCACTGCATGTGTTAGATGGAGGCGCTAAGGCAGGCGAccaagaagcaggaagagaatACAGCAAagacggaagaagcgaagaaggagaaagagcatACAAGAGCGGAGGCGAACGCATGAAGACGGTTGTTGTGACGTCTCACCTAGAAAAGACGACCGACGTTATTTTCATTGCAAGAAAAGAAATCACAGACCAAAACCTGGAGGGGCAGAGCCCTAGTGGGGTGGCAGTTGTTGGTGTGGAGCTTCAGGCCACGGCCGGCGACGACGCCGAGTGCAAGCCAGCTAGCCACGAGGACGACGACCCTGGcacgagagacgaagaagcgaggaaggaagaggaagcggcagaCGAAGGTGTCAAGGGAGACGCAAGCACACAATCGGCGCGAGGGCTAcatgagagaagaaaccacGAGGTGGCGAACGGAGGAAAGATCCTCGGGATAGAGTGGAAGGTGAAAGGCTGTCCGACGGGACAAGAGGCAATCGAGGCGACAAGGTCATGTGAAGAGGTGGGAGACAACCGACAGCAGGAGGCATACAGCGGGAATGGGGACGAAGACGATACCAGCGACCTCAAGCAACCACACAAGCGCAATTTCGGGAACCTAAAACAAtggcggaagaagcgaggagtTTCCAGAGAGGGGCGCGAACCCCGTAGGcaaacacatgcagacgGCCCCGctgaaaaagacaaaagacCCCAAAAACAACTGGAAACGAAGGACGCggacgaaggagagcaggagaaaacgcgcgacAACACTGTCGAAAAACAGCAAGACGAAGCCTCAACTTTGTGtagcagcagagaggaagacgacgaagacagccGGGTTGCAGGCACTTGGAAGAAGCGTACTCTCGGGCGTCTTTTGACGTGAGGCGTCTATACCGAGTGCGAAGCGGAACAGTGGAGACATGCAGATTTTTCATTTACAGACAATGTGTGCATTCAATACTTCTGAATAGAAACGCAAACACCTGCTGGGTTTGGAACCTCTGGGGGGTCACTGTTTGCCCGGTCATGATTCACAACTGTGGAAGTCCATTCGGCATGAATGCAACGCCTTACCTATCTGGACGCAGCATAAACgcgtcgagagaaaactcggTTTATTTGCTCATGGCTGAATCAGCATCCGAGGCAACGCACACAGTGCACGAAGGCAGCAAGAgtatctctcttctcgatGTCGTTTCGTAGTCAATGTCGCGGCTTAAATTCGGCCCGTGGTGGCGGAAGATGTGCGTTCCTCTCTGGCATGTACAGGCGTCCAATGTCGAGGCAGCGTAAGGCAGTTGTGCTCTCTGTTGCTTTGTGTCTTCCTGTGTTCTGTGCTTCGTGCAGCAATCCACTCTACGTCTGTCTCACACTGGCGCTCTCGTCCTTGTTCTTCGAGGTGACGGCCATCCAGTTCTGGGCAACGAGGTACTTTGACGAAGAACTGCATGTGAGAAGCTGGAGTGACAAGAGGCGACCGCATCggggcgacgcagagagaggggacaCTCGACAGAcggggaaaggagacagggatgTGTGGGGCAAGAGACCCAGAAaaggaggggagacagaagtgtagcagagagaggaaaggaaagggaCTCCGAGGGGAGAACGAGTATGAACAGAAACGGAAGCGGAGTGGGACTCCCGGAAAGACCCGTGATCATGGAAACAGCTCTTCCAGGACCGCGAAAAAAGGATATCGA
This Toxoplasma gondii ME49 chromosome VIII, whole genome shotgun sequence DNA region includes the following protein-coding sequences:
- a CDS encoding transporter, major facilitator family protein (encoded by transcript TGME49_268020~Predicted trans-membrane domain (TMHMM2.0):561-584:590-613:622-645:651-674:2707-2730:2742-2762:2771-2794:2805-2828:2837-2860) codes for the protein METSENPNAAERARVDTAATPHHDDPLAGISQASPLFPLPSDDLSLSLTSCPPGADPEIPSGFTAYSQSPSPGEPDTSGQYPSSTGDAVLSSPASLLSPLINRVSPAFCLSTPSPETAATSTLRPRNSGDFLSVISSPVHSPPASPVSSVSIVSCSRDLPSALTPSCFTSGVPREEKDGRRLVVLGLHLTSPRCLDGARRVEVNCAAQASKERNKDEVCMRNDGADQRNCENDGRKETARKRGKGRACRSKAESADGAQQDRTPEKEMHDEKLEKRETLGSEVENHSDSEDSTPGPESEDDGRGTQQARATCSKCNGETHVPQFSQQSPRRLFSRWTQHKERKTTVRRTGANARWSFFLPSRKKKQGESRGSRHNRRLTAGLEDESRQKSESENWETDGERELEDMRPFTASNDSSRLRGCLRACSPADPLSAGEWGTLTVTREPSDEEEEEEDEDENDEERDEDENDEEGDEDENDEEADESIGSKRREFESRKRWKTRMFALLLMIQMTLNIDNGVVPAVLADLGREFHATASEQGLVGALPHIGMLVFCPFCARCLEAVGPQRLLLVSLLLNAAAVVFFAVSSSCFSLFLSRFLIGFSQTAFVVYAPVWVDKFAPHKLLTVWMGLTHSAVVVGVVVGYLFAGFLRQSKHNWRGALLLQVVLLLSLILVLAFSDSVHVDVWADAESSAANASHYRAAAVPPLQEGKETEEEEEEEEEEEEGEETGEEEEEGTGQVCREEREFRDKAEDVEARQEVRRTLQQKEEKTTDLWGRAELQGEASTGALEAREAIKGRSGEVSESRRDEKEDREVPHAVVVEKGDGDDEARKKGEEEGSECERKTEVRPSGQRETRHFENQMMSALPPSPPVSSPRLSCLVRYTPDPPRESLHAESSVHSSHRKRTLFRAFSSAGFVVTPVSSSSQPTSFRPSSSASRLSPQCPLCVCSGASFCSSSSTSRVVSLTQTDVSSCSVALSASSNGASSSSFSSSSSSVLPSNAAASSFPCKASSSLCPTKFFLAAPRSLSLHRLPPSAFPLSYSASSSSAAFLCPFLSCFPPPSVPRTCMRLPDKMPRGSQTVPPCGKAEDLLKNEWFSSSEKETLPGAPDRSECPPGSHHSFPAAEWSVASSFPWVATTVAACSASRASLTLDEPHRRAGGEESLNGTTRSDLENAQQTSSPRSVANAVVSRSEEAEIMASGRNGNERSAAVAQESTVRTAEAGRGGSVEKRTEGPRQAPREEAARLEKTRPLRGTASQTQEKQVSSTQASFSRSASLPFGSWRRRLEGRARPPRFASCGENGRAEERQRTTKKRRERDAILAALAHAYYSEGRPDEVEATCRGGEGLRGRSAEARSSQKTEERRVRARATEGGSVDRAKARKGRRRLGETLERGEKEEEKRVQTAEMFCSKAGDSETIPAQSEAAKERRKQVEERLPDLQSVSVKNDQKGPLDSLLDARRQLSRPVKLVSGERDSERHDTLPCSIRNPAPARLLRRSTSASASVSSAPFSASLTSLGTRNEAKGRLHVLRPAAKSLPRAHIVFIRPASGQTDTSQAENEKADGRDAVDRPETPESSCSALHALQSACKRRKRDDMRCVVAVHTTPSSHSELVFNAFLRGTKLLLFTPPIGLMLSSSAAAPRAGSQEAHRSGSRKRAREATQEGGGQEEDARGDKRGTGMAERPRRRTQRSRQEQAPAAREDEAKVGGKDAKEAGQKEREEALEEGEQRQRQRGRAGERTRATVGDSGAQKRTARAEESERLRLSPGRLASGYRKQTTSGRHESSARAESRTCEEATEGETGRDKREKETQRRRVERGFIEVGRDRHVGDGGSVETDAFGESEGRQVPRLKQMRGFPSWCYSLLRLPSERLHDPACCPCRRRGDGKDCRHRAVVKRATETSSRNRGRESKRRNESETERDDSDDERLGLAHAFVPAPRLATGSFFPPQSVARAAELRQGHSHAQQLLSDTAPAFSQAGAPPCSPALLPKTPSAEIREQPTMLFEGSRQLHSLHVVDLSCQTYHLPSSASGIRHIFPRLPASPSAAATKAEAALSSHMSSPSSSSQSSSPISASSSSPVSHSSSLGWPPPTSSSGGSLNAFCRAPRVAAGARDGVREGRTRVEDEAERRGQAEWEAQPKTQRIGEGTRGQGDGEERRSIPGLCPAHTPLLVAVHEEAAVATAAVFAAPMWTEESPASEKEKVKKCPWATDIEQAKVRKTENHEDENRSEDNAGTSGGRSHTHTLAVVSLRQRPQAEDKSKRKAEAGATRKGKPAKEKEEATLPEKNRERRRERRGDGDGQIPCGSPRTVFSPCKRLSEESRREEREEDEAQSNQPRGRDGRAAEVEGIEGDNPTADNRLQEEFFVHTVCVDLPALHVLDGGAKAGDQEAGREYSKDGRSEEGERAYKSGGERMKTVVVTSHLEKTTDVIFIARKEITDQNLEGQSPSGVAVVGVELQATAGDDAECKPASHEDDDPGTRDEEARKEEEAADEGVKGDASTQSARGLHERRNHEVANGGKILGIEWKVKGCPTGQEAIEATRSCEEVGDNRQQEAYSGNGDEDDTSDLKQPHKRNFGNLKQWRKKRGVSREGREPRRQTHADGPAEKDKRPQKQLETKDADEGEQEKTRDNTVEKQQDEASTLCSSREEDDEDSRVAGTWKKRTLGRLLTNPLYVCLTLALSSLFFEVTAIQFWATRYFDEELHADTGTVLMILLWSLSGFAFLLLATAFASRILNTKGAEGGEEVEAGEEAEKNRKSLEARGRPRRERRARRGTDGV